One Henriciella litoralis genomic window carries:
- the pdeM gene encoding ligase-associated DNA damage response endonuclease PdeM — protein sequence MFLPLAEGALWWPEQETLIVSDLHLEKGSSFARRGQFIPPYDTASTLTSVEKLVRRFGPKRVISLGDSFHDRRAEERLDETCRGRIRALTSTTDWLWVEGNHDPAPPESLGGTGTKEFRLGPCVFRHEPTNEPGELSGHLHPVARIKARGRSIRRKCFITDGSRLVMPSLGAFTGGLNALDSAITGLFPRGTMVFASSGNRVMLIDNRTLVPDCASALIR from the coding sequence ATGTTCCTGCCGCTTGCGGAGGGAGCGCTGTGGTGGCCTGAGCAGGAAACGCTGATCGTGTCTGATCTCCATCTGGAGAAAGGGTCGAGCTTCGCCCGTCGGGGCCAGTTTATTCCTCCATATGATACCGCATCGACGCTCACCTCTGTAGAGAAACTCGTCCGCCGATTTGGACCGAAGCGGGTCATATCCCTGGGGGACAGCTTTCACGACCGGCGGGCAGAGGAACGTCTGGATGAGACTTGCCGAGGGCGGATAAGGGCACTGACGTCCACAACAGACTGGCTCTGGGTGGAGGGTAATCATGATCCTGCGCCACCAGAAAGCCTTGGCGGAACTGGGACCAAGGAATTCAGACTTGGGCCGTGTGTGTTTCGCCACGAACCCACGAATGAGCCGGGCGAACTATCGGGGCACCTTCACCCGGTAGCCCGTATCAAAGCGCGTGGTCGCAGCATTAGAAGAAAGTGTTTCATCACCGATGGCTCTCGCCTGGTCATGCCGTCATTGGGAGCGTTCACCGGTGGCCTGAATGCCCTGGATTCAGCCATCACGGGCTTGTTCCCTAGAGGCACAATGGTATTCGCCAGCAGCGGTAACCGGGTTATGTTGATAGACAACCGGACACTGGTGCCAGACTGCGCATCTGCTTTAATACGCTAA
- a CDS encoding mechanosensitive ion channel family protein produces MEDLQNIDFNSLLAEYWPVLLGGALKVVGALLVLFIGLRIAGWLAKVVKTQTSKRPGVDDTLGSFFGSLVRWFVTAAVFIASLQVFGVQATSFVAILGALTLAIGLSLQGALGNIASGVMIMLFRPYSMGDFVEIAGVSGTVKDINLFQTILSTVDNVKIIIPNSEAIDGIIKNFSGFDTRRCDITFGIDYDDDMDAAIGIIKSLADDDERVMRDPEPFVKVTNLGDSSVDITARLWCKAEDLWGLKFDMTKRVKEQFDKQGISIPYPHHTIVQKSSS; encoded by the coding sequence ATGGAAGATCTGCAGAATATAGATTTCAACTCGCTCTTGGCCGAATACTGGCCCGTCCTGCTTGGCGGTGCGTTGAAGGTTGTTGGCGCACTCCTCGTTCTATTTATTGGGCTGCGCATCGCGGGGTGGCTTGCCAAAGTCGTGAAAACGCAGACTTCCAAACGGCCGGGTGTCGACGACACGCTAGGTAGCTTTTTTGGGTCGCTGGTCAGATGGTTTGTAACAGCTGCCGTCTTTATTGCCTCGCTTCAAGTGTTTGGCGTGCAGGCGACCAGCTTCGTTGCGATCCTTGGTGCGCTTACCCTTGCCATTGGTCTCTCTCTCCAGGGCGCACTTGGAAATATCGCGTCCGGCGTGATGATCATGCTGTTTCGGCCGTATAGTATGGGCGATTTTGTCGAGATTGCCGGCGTTTCTGGTACCGTCAAAGATATCAATCTTTTCCAAACTATCCTTTCGACCGTCGACAATGTGAAAATCATCATCCCAAACTCAGAAGCCATCGATGGCATTATCAAGAATTTCTCAGGCTTCGACACTCGCCGATGCGACATCACTTTTGGCATCGACTATGATGACGACATGGATGCCGCCATCGGCATCATCAAATCGCTTGCAGATGACGACGAGCGCGTGATGCGTGATCCCGAACCGTTCGTAAAAGTTACCAATCTTGGCGACAGTTCCGTTGATATTACTGCCCGCCTTTGGTGCAAGGCCGAAGATCTATGGGGATTGAAATTTGACATGACCAAGCGCGTCAAGGAACAGTTCGACAAGCAGGGTATTTCGATACCATACCCGCACCATACCATCGTTCAAAAATCTTCAAGCTAG
- a CDS encoding DUF6460 domain-containing protein: MTEQGSPEDPVITPVTMTSKPDPRPASEETPKRSMTAKLFAVSPWDVVRLVLLSILVGYFLLALDFSTDSQGVDILGAIWDVVQTILSALWWVIKNFWKPLLAGAAVVLPVWLIWRLVSLPFRK, encoded by the coding sequence ATGACCGAACAGGGCTCGCCAGAAGATCCCGTCATTACCCCCGTCACGATGACCTCGAAACCAGATCCGAGGCCAGCGTCGGAAGAGACGCCGAAGCGGTCAATGACGGCGAAACTGTTTGCGGTTTCACCCTGGGACGTGGTCCGGCTTGTCCTGCTTAGCATTCTGGTTGGTTACTTTTTGCTGGCACTGGATTTCAGCACTGACTCCCAGGGTGTCGATATTCTCGGAGCTATCTGGGACGTCGTTCAGACCATTCTCAGCGCCTTGTGGTGGGTCATCAAAAATTTCTGGAAGCCCTTGCTTGCCGGTGCGGCAGTGGTGCTTCCTGTCTGGCTGATCTGGCGATTGGTGAGTCTGCCCTTCCGGAAGTAG
- a CDS encoding SDR family oxidoreductase, whose amino-acid sequence MDTQKLMFKDGLMTGERILVTGGGTGLGKEMAEGFLKLGAEVHICGRRGAVCEETAKELMAKHGGKVVPHACDIRVSDAITDMNDKIWSTHGPLTGLVNNAAGNFISRTEDLSIRGFDAISNIVFRGSFYMTHDIGKRWIEEKSRGNVISILTTWVWNGGPFVVPSAMSKAAVNTMTQSLAVEWGRYGLRFNAIAPGPFPTEGMSKRLSPDEEGAKRMDSGASNPMGRVGEMHELVNLAVLLMAPGAEYINGQTIAIDGAMYNASGGNFAQLTAWGDAEWQAAREAIESTNAKDKAQRTV is encoded by the coding sequence TTGGATACACAAAAACTCATGTTCAAGGACGGTCTTATGACCGGCGAACGCATTCTCGTAACCGGAGGCGGAACTGGTCTGGGCAAGGAGATGGCCGAAGGCTTTCTCAAGCTTGGCGCCGAAGTCCATATTTGCGGCAGACGAGGGGCGGTCTGCGAAGAAACGGCCAAAGAACTCATGGCGAAACACGGCGGCAAAGTCGTGCCACATGCTTGCGATATCCGTGTGAGCGACGCCATTACAGACATGAATGACAAGATCTGGTCCACGCACGGCCCACTGACAGGTCTGGTGAATAATGCAGCCGGCAACTTCATCTCTCGGACCGAAGATCTGTCGATCAGAGGCTTTGACGCAATTTCCAACATCGTCTTTCGCGGGTCGTTCTATATGACTCACGACATTGGCAAGCGCTGGATTGAAGAAAAGTCTCGCGGAAACGTAATTTCGATTTTGACGACATGGGTCTGGAATGGCGGCCCATTTGTTGTGCCATCGGCCATGTCCAAGGCGGCTGTGAACACGATGACGCAAAGCCTTGCTGTCGAGTGGGGACGTTATGGTCTCCGTTTCAATGCGATTGCGCCTGGCCCCTTTCCGACGGAGGGCATGTCGAAGCGTCTTTCACCTGACGAAGAAGGTGCCAAACGAATGGATTCCGGGGCGTCGAATCCAATGGGGCGCGTTGGCGAAATGCATGAGCTCGTAAATCTTGCTGTCCTGTTGATGGCGCCGGGGGCTGAGTACATCAACGGACAGACCATTGCTATCGACGGCGCGATGTACAATGCGTCAGGCGGCAATTTTGCTCAGCTAACGGCCTGGGGCGATGCCGAATGGCAGGCCGCACGTGAAGCGATTGAATCGACCAATGCCAAGGACAAGGCTCAACGGACGGTCTGA
- a CDS encoding alpha-L-glutamate ligase-like protein, producing MPFGPISKLAKAGVLGINSRNLEFIAAYNPRRLYPLVDDKIITKELAIEAGVTVPDLYGVIRYGGEAHLIEEIAKKHRSFVVKPARGSGGGGIMVFNGVAKTGLRRMNGQIMPWSDVKYHLNNMLTGMFSMGDGSDRVLIEERLVPHSAFSKLAFGGVPDVRVIVFRGIPVMSMLRLPTAESDGKANLHQGGIGAGIDLVNGVTTRGVQHNDSVELHPDFETPVRDFQVPGWSEILELASRLGHHVGLGYVGVDIVICEHKGPTLLELNARPGIAIQTANLLGLRPLLLPIHRLSSIPDDVHKRIEIAEANWRGEPLDRFMEPGE from the coding sequence TTGCCTTTCGGACCTATTTCCAAACTCGCAAAGGCTGGCGTGCTGGGGATAAACAGCCGCAATCTCGAATTCATTGCGGCATACAACCCTCGCCGGCTCTATCCGCTCGTCGATGATAAGATCATCACCAAGGAGCTTGCGATCGAAGCGGGTGTCACAGTCCCGGATCTTTACGGCGTCATTCGCTACGGGGGTGAAGCGCATCTCATTGAAGAGATCGCCAAAAAGCACCGATCATTCGTCGTGAAGCCTGCGCGCGGGTCGGGAGGCGGCGGCATCATGGTGTTCAATGGTGTCGCTAAAACGGGTCTGCGGCGGATGAACGGTCAGATCATGCCCTGGTCTGATGTGAAGTATCACCTGAACAACATGCTCACGGGTATGTTTTCGATGGGGGATGGCTCCGACAGGGTCCTGATTGAAGAACGCCTTGTCCCACACTCTGCATTTTCAAAGCTTGCATTTGGCGGTGTGCCGGATGTCCGGGTGATCGTGTTCCGGGGCATTCCAGTTATGTCGATGCTGCGCCTGCCCACTGCTGAGTCAGACGGAAAGGCCAACCTGCACCAAGGGGGGATTGGCGCAGGAATTGATCTTGTGAACGGTGTCACCACGCGGGGCGTCCAGCACAATGATTCGGTGGAATTACACCCGGACTTTGAAACGCCCGTTCGCGATTTTCAGGTGCCAGGCTGGTCTGAAATTCTGGAGCTAGCGTCCAGGCTTGGGCATCATGTCGGTCTTGGATATGTGGGCGTCGACATCGTGATATGCGAACACAAAGGGCCGACGTTGCTGGAATTGAACGCCCGGCCCGGAATCGCAATTCAAACAGCAAATTTGCTTGGTTTGCGGCCGCTTCTCCTGCCCATCCATAGACTATCATCGATTCCCGACGACGTTCACAAGCGCATCGAGATTGCTGAAGCGAACTGGCGGGGTGAACCGCTAGATCGCTTCATGGAGCCCGGCGAATAG
- a CDS encoding UUP1 family membrane protein — translation MKRTQLLIIVGVLIATALGIFSYKVTRLGFPVVPDLDSDTWTIEAKISFRGRGDPVTLRLALPDSEGQFSVVDESFVASGFGIETDTDETGRKAIFERRAQDGNAVIFYRSKLIAVDRRYRADDNSPAPEAVSDYRRAERRRAIQENATPLLVALDSVLTEALDKSAGERSFITQLARLSVDENDDRITTIIEGGPPEISNASDRLVFLLNAAGTPARHVQGIILDTDTRQAPLETWVEYWLDGAWISADGRTAEPLNDNRALAIVYDRQPIVDGDGFSRVSVSWSVARNFESQLLRAMERGEEFAPWVNATSLLTLPIDLQLVFRVLLLIPLGALIIVLLKQIIGMPAFGTFMPVLIALAFRETQLITGMTLFVGIVATGLLLRAYFNQLQLLLVPRLAAVLIIVTFLMMFIALAGEALGIQTGLSISLFPLVIITMTIERMSLTWEEDGASEAMKKAIGSLACAVPAYYILTSEYIEHIAIVFPELLLIVLAIVLLLGRYTGYKVTEFFRFKVLANAGKD, via the coding sequence TTGAAACGGACACAGCTGCTTATAATTGTCGGCGTCTTGATTGCGACGGCACTAGGCATTTTCTCTTACAAGGTTACGCGGCTAGGGTTTCCGGTCGTGCCGGATCTCGATTCCGACACTTGGACAATTGAGGCTAAAATCTCCTTTCGGGGTCGAGGTGATCCGGTAACCTTGAGGCTGGCCTTGCCTGATTCTGAGGGACAGTTTTCTGTCGTCGATGAGTCGTTTGTCGCCTCAGGCTTCGGCATCGAAACAGACACGGACGAGACGGGTCGCAAAGCTATTTTTGAGCGACGCGCCCAAGACGGAAACGCCGTCATATTTTATCGGTCCAAGCTTATTGCTGTAGATCGACGCTATCGTGCTGACGACAATAGCCCTGCCCCCGAAGCAGTATCGGACTATCGGCGGGCTGAACGCCGCCGGGCCATTCAGGAGAATGCGACGCCGCTTCTGGTTGCCCTCGATTCCGTCCTGACAGAAGCGCTGGACAAGTCTGCCGGGGAGCGCAGCTTTATTACGCAACTTGCCCGCCTGAGTGTCGATGAGAACGATGATCGGATTACCACGATTATTGAAGGCGGCCCGCCAGAAATCAGCAACGCGTCTGACCGGCTGGTGTTTCTTCTGAATGCGGCAGGTACGCCTGCACGGCATGTTCAAGGTATCATTCTCGACACAGATACACGCCAGGCGCCGCTGGAAACCTGGGTCGAGTATTGGCTGGATGGGGCCTGGATAAGTGCTGACGGTCGAACTGCAGAGCCGCTGAATGATAATCGGGCATTGGCCATCGTATATGATCGACAGCCTATCGTAGATGGCGACGGTTTCAGCCGTGTGAGCGTTTCCTGGTCGGTCGCCCGAAATTTTGAAAGTCAGCTCCTCCGCGCGATGGAACGAGGTGAAGAATTCGCACCTTGGGTCAATGCGACCTCCTTGCTTACGCTCCCGATCGATCTGCAGCTGGTGTTTCGTGTGCTGCTTCTGATCCCGCTTGGCGCCTTGATTATCGTTTTGCTGAAACAGATCATCGGCATGCCGGCATTCGGGACGTTCATGCCGGTTCTGATTGCGCTGGCATTTCGCGAGACCCAGCTCATAACAGGCATGACCCTATTTGTGGGGATCGTGGCGACTGGCCTGCTCTTGAGAGCGTACTTCAATCAGCTGCAATTGCTGCTCGTGCCTCGCTTGGCGGCCGTCCTGATTATCGTGACGTTCCTCATGATGTTTATCGCATTGGCTGGTGAGGCACTCGGTATTCAGACAGGACTTTCAATTTCGCTGTTCCCGCTCGTGATCATCACGATGACGATTGAGCGGATGTCGCTGACATGGGAAGAGGACGGCGCATCTGAGGCAATGAAGAAAGCTATTGGATCGCTGGCCTGCGCCGTGCCCGCTTATTACATCCTGACGAGCGAGTATATCGAGCATATCGCGATCGTGTTTCCAGAACTGTTGCTGATTGTTCTCGCGATTGTTCTCCTGCTCGGTCGCTACACTGGATACAAAGTGACAGAGTTTTTCCGCTTTAAAGTTCTCGCGAACGCCGGAAAGGACTGA
- a CDS encoding ATP-dependent zinc protease family protein, whose protein sequence is MKFFHLSCLAIVAMAALPAAADKKTDMEDKHLLGWLEHVAIADLDIELDAKLDTGATTSSIHAEVLSQPSRKKFDDEDESRDIIFKVINEDGDERTIETEIVRWAAIKTKKGGVIYRPVVELEFCLGGRSITDEVTLADRGHFNYETLIGRNMLESANIVVDSSEIYTKKARCPK, encoded by the coding sequence ATGAAATTTTTCCATCTCTCCTGCCTCGCTATTGTCGCTATGGCTGCGCTGCCTGCTGCGGCTGACAAGAAGACTGACATGGAAGACAAACATCTTTTGGGCTGGCTTGAGCACGTCGCGATTGCCGACCTCGATATTGAGCTTGATGCCAAGCTTGATACAGGTGCGACAACATCTTCAATTCACGCAGAAGTTCTCTCTCAGCCTTCGAGAAAGAAGTTCGATGACGAGGATGAGAGCCGCGACATTATCTTCAAGGTGATCAATGAAGACGGCGACGAGCGTACCATCGAGACTGAGATCGTCAGATGGGCCGCTATCAAGACAAAAAAGGGTGGCGTGATCTACCGCCCTGTCGTTGAACTTGAATTCTGCCTTGGCGGGCGATCAATAACTGATGAAGTGACGCTCGCAGACCGCGGACACTTCAATTATGAGACGCTTATCGGTAGAAATATGCTCGAATCTGCAAACATTGTTGTTGATTCCAGCGAAATCTATACGAAGAAGGCTCGCTGCCCCAAGTAG
- a CDS encoding AMP-binding protein, with translation MSNSPAPIPFSLKRTRTDILSAFLRARREFGGSTTAVIDGDERELSYTEIARASFALGSALRRLTSKNEVVGIMLPTGAGAVIAFLSVLAAGRIPAMLNFTAGPSSLKAAMKAAQVKRIVTAHRFVEIGGLEPLIEELSSAGEMVYLEDVREKLTIVDKIKGAVGPIAPTLVHSAPDYRKTGVILFTSGTEGEPKGVVLSHQNIVANVEQVRAHIGLDPGTDSVFNPLPTFHCFGLTVGALLPLIAGVKAIFHPTPLQPREIAKRIGTTGATILLATDTFISQYARVGQAGDLDSVRLAVCGAERVKDETRQLVRRKFNIEILEGYGATEASPVVAANSVEMNKPGTVGQLMACMEYDLVPVEGISEGGRLRIRGPNIMQGYMRGDAPGVVEPLEDGWHDTGDIVAIDSDACIRIRGRVKRFAKIGGEMVSLSVVENCASAIWPDHMHAAGAIPDPRKGEQIILLSTCPTANRADILAWAQSHGVSELSVPRKVYHVEEIPVLGTGKLDYGAIQKRVTEISEA, from the coding sequence ATGTCGAACTCACCTGCCCCCATTCCATTTTCTTTGAAGCGGACGCGAACCGACATCCTGTCGGCCTTTCTGCGTGCACGGCGAGAGTTTGGTGGCTCAACCACTGCCGTCATTGACGGAGACGAGCGCGAATTGTCCTATACGGAGATCGCACGCGCGTCCTTCGCTCTGGGATCCGCACTTCGACGACTGACCTCCAAAAACGAAGTCGTGGGTATAATGTTGCCTACCGGCGCTGGCGCCGTGATCGCTTTTCTATCCGTTCTTGCTGCCGGTCGAATTCCGGCCATGCTCAACTTTACGGCTGGCCCATCGAGCCTCAAGGCCGCGATGAAAGCCGCTCAGGTCAAACGCATTGTTACGGCACACCGGTTTGTAGAGATCGGCGGTTTGGAGCCACTGATTGAAGAGCTCAGTTCGGCCGGTGAGATGGTCTATCTTGAAGATGTCAGGGAAAAACTGACGATTGTGGACAAAATCAAAGGCGCCGTCGGCCCGATTGCGCCAACTCTTGTTCATTCGGCACCTGACTATCGCAAGACAGGCGTAATCCTTTTTACCTCCGGAACCGAGGGCGAGCCGAAGGGCGTTGTACTCAGTCATCAGAATATCGTCGCGAATGTTGAGCAGGTTCGCGCCCACATCGGGCTCGATCCTGGAACGGACTCTGTTTTCAATCCTTTGCCGACCTTTCACTGCTTCGGTCTGACGGTCGGCGCGCTATTGCCGCTCATCGCCGGCGTGAAGGCTATTTTCCATCCGACACCGCTTCAGCCTCGAGAAATCGCCAAGCGGATCGGTACAACTGGGGCGACGATCCTGCTCGCCACTGACACTTTCATTTCTCAATACGCTCGAGTTGGGCAAGCAGGCGATCTCGATAGTGTGCGGCTTGCAGTTTGCGGCGCAGAACGCGTCAAGGATGAAACGCGACAGCTTGTCCGACGCAAATTCAATATTGAAATCCTCGAAGGCTACGGCGCAACCGAAGCTTCCCCTGTCGTTGCCGCCAATAGTGTAGAGATGAACAAGCCGGGCACGGTGGGCCAGCTTATGGCCTGCATGGAGTATGATCTCGTGCCGGTGGAAGGCATCTCTGAAGGTGGTCGACTGCGAATTCGCGGTCCGAACATTATGCAAGGCTACATGCGCGGTGATGCGCCAGGTGTGGTTGAGCCCCTCGAGGATGGCTGGCACGACACAGGCGATATCGTCGCAATTGATAGCGACGCCTGTATCAGGATCCGGGGCCGCGTAAAAAGATTCGCCAAGATCGGCGGCGAAATGGTTTCTCTGTCTGTCGTCGAAAACTGCGCGAGCGCGATCTGGCCAGATCATATGCATGCGGCCGGAGCGATACCGGATCCGCGAAAAGGAGAGCAGATCATACTGCTCTCGACATGCCCGACGGCCAACCGCGCCGACATTCTGGCTTGGGCCCAATCGCATGGCGTGTCGGAACTTTCCGTACCGAGAAAAGTCTATCATGTAGAAGAAATACCTGTACTCGGAACGGGGAAGTTAGACTACGGCGCAATTCAAAAGCGGGTGACCGAGATTTCCGAGGCTTGA
- the lipA gene encoding lipoyl synthase produces MATLIDNKIKLRHPEKRNRPDTPLLRKPDWIRVKAPTSKGFAETQDIVRSNGLVTVCQEAGCPNIGECWTKKHATMMILGETCTRACSFCNVSTGKPSPVDHDEPRRVADAVAQMGLEHVVITSVDRDDLEDGGAMHFVEVISAIRKASPGTTIEILTPDFLRKDGWENRVIDAAPDVFNHNLETVPRLYLSIRPGARYYHSLRLLERVKQRDPKQFTKSGLMVGLGETKEEVMQVMDDMRSADIDFLTIGQYLQPTRKHAAVDRFVHPDEFKAYEEIARSKGFLMVSASPLTRSSYHAGDDFAKLKAARLKLKA; encoded by the coding sequence ATGGCCACTCTTATTGATAACAAGATCAAGTTGCGACATCCGGAAAAACGGAATCGCCCGGACACGCCGCTGTTGCGCAAGCCCGACTGGATTCGGGTCAAGGCGCCGACCAGCAAAGGCTTCGCCGAAACCCAGGACATTGTGCGTTCCAACGGTTTGGTGACGGTCTGCCAGGAAGCCGGCTGTCCGAACATTGGTGAGTGCTGGACGAAAAAACACGCAACGATGATGATCCTGGGCGAGACCTGCACCCGGGCTTGCTCGTTCTGCAACGTTTCCACAGGTAAGCCTTCGCCAGTGGACCATGACGAACCTCGCCGCGTCGCTGACGCCGTTGCGCAAATGGGTCTTGAGCATGTTGTAATCACGTCTGTCGACAGGGATGATCTCGAAGATGGCGGCGCCATGCACTTCGTTGAGGTCATCTCCGCGATCCGCAAAGCGTCTCCGGGCACCACGATCGAGATATTGACGCCAGACTTTCTGAGAAAAGATGGATGGGAAAACCGCGTCATAGATGCGGCGCCAGATGTGTTTAATCACAACCTTGAAACCGTTCCACGCCTCTATTTATCCATTCGTCCGGGCGCGCGTTACTACCATTCATTGCGCTTGCTGGAGCGGGTCAAACAACGCGACCCTAAACAGTTCACAAAATCCGGCCTTATGGTCGGCCTCGGTGAGACCAAAGAAGAAGTCATGCAGGTCATGGACGATATGCGTTCAGCCGACATCGATTTCCTGACGATTGGCCAGTACCTTCAACCGACGCGCAAGCATGCGGCCGTTGACCGGTTTGTCCATCCGGACGAATTCAAAGCGTATGAAGAGATTGCTCGCTCGAAGGGCTTTCTGATGGTGTCCGCATCGCCACTGACACGGTCCAGCTATCATGCTGGCGACGATTTCGCGAAGTTGAAAGCGGCGCGTCTCAAATTGAAGGCCTAG
- a CDS encoding type II toxin-antitoxin system RatA family toxin translates to MPSLKRQVKIPYHADDVFDLVADISRYPEFIRWIKKMKVSGIAHSGPVRTYRGEADVGFKGFSERFSTDIRADTEVRTVDVSLARGPFKKLKNSWKMKPDGQGQTDIEFFIDYEFKNPVLSLLARANTNLAVSKIMQAFQDEAKRRFGKPSA, encoded by the coding sequence TTGCCCAGCCTTAAACGCCAGGTCAAAATTCCATACCATGCTGACGATGTCTTCGATCTCGTAGCAGACATTAGCCGCTACCCGGAATTCATTCGCTGGATAAAAAAAATGAAGGTGTCCGGCATAGCCCACAGCGGTCCCGTTCGCACCTATCGCGGAGAAGCGGATGTCGGCTTCAAGGGGTTTTCGGAACGCTTTTCAACGGATATCAGGGCCGACACCGAAGTCCGGACCGTTGATGTTTCGTTGGCTCGAGGGCCGTTCAAGAAGCTCAAAAATTCTTGGAAGATGAAGCCCGATGGGCAAGGCCAGACCGACATCGAGTTTTTTATCGATTATGAGTTCAAGAATCCGGTGCTTTCATTGCTGGCGCGGGCGAACACAAATCTCGCCGTGAGCAAAATCATGCAGGCCTTCCAGGATGAAGCAAAGCGTCGTTTCGGGAAGCCGTCAGCTTAA
- a CDS encoding CinA family protein has product MFPQKLQNLALLTLDEARERRIKIATAESCTGGLIASLLTEFSGSSDVFERGFVTYSNRAKEEVLGIPGDLIADYGAVSEAVARMMAEGALEISRANLSIAVTGIAGPGGGTPMKPVGTVHIACARENKAVLHQACYFGDIGRHEVRMATIETALSMIREQIP; this is encoded by the coding sequence ATGTTTCCGCAAAAACTACAAAATCTCGCCCTGCTAACGTTGGACGAGGCGCGTGAACGGCGTATCAAAATCGCAACTGCAGAGTCCTGCACGGGCGGCCTGATTGCATCTCTTCTTACCGAGTTCTCCGGCTCCTCAGATGTATTTGAGCGCGGCTTCGTGACCTATTCAAACCGCGCGAAGGAAGAAGTTCTTGGCATCCCCGGGGACCTAATCGCGGATTACGGCGCAGTCTCTGAAGCGGTCGCAAGAATGATGGCGGAGGGAGCGCTTGAGATCAGCCGCGCCAACCTCTCCATCGCTGTGACCGGGATCGCTGGTCCCGGCGGCGGCACGCCGATGAAACCCGTAGGCACCGTCCACATAGCCTGTGCGCGAGAGAACAAGGCCGTGCTGCATCAGGCATGCTATTTCGGCGACATAGGGCGTCACGAAGTGCGCATGGCAACGATCGAGACGGCTCTGTCTATGATCCGGGAACAAATTCCTTAA
- a CDS encoding bifunctional 2-C-methyl-D-erythritol 4-phosphate cytidylyltransferase/2-C-methyl-D-erythritol 2,4-cyclodiphosphate synthase: MKVHAIIVAAGSGTRAGSSMPKQFQMLAGKPVLRWSLEALNSHRAIDSICLVLPDGTAADDLTAGLQQQPILLATGGVTRSDSVLNGLRAIPGSSDQDIVMIHDAARPGLSHAVIDLLIDALSRKDAAAPALPVVDALKRNSSDGITAVDRTSLFRIQTPQAFRFASIFEALENGASDHVDDLAAIESIGCSIELVKGDEQLSKITYPEDFGRISRLMFDDRMEFRTGSGFDVHAFEPGDHVTLCGVSIPHGSGLAGHSDADVGWHALTDAIFGALALGDLGDHFPPSDQKWKNADSSVFLLHAVDLAKAQGWTIGNCDITLICEAPKVKPHRLAMRERTAELIGVDVDRVSLKATTTEGLGFTGRREGIAAQAVVLLEKEEKKGAQ; this comes from the coding sequence ATGAAAGTGCACGCAATCATCGTCGCCGCTGGCAGTGGAACGCGCGCGGGTTCTTCAATGCCCAAGCAGTTTCAAATGCTTGCCGGCAAGCCCGTACTGCGCTGGTCTCTGGAGGCGCTGAACAGCCATAGGGCAATCGATAGTATATGCTTGGTGCTGCCCGACGGTACGGCAGCGGATGATCTAACTGCAGGTCTGCAACAGCAACCAATCCTGTTAGCGACAGGCGGCGTGACGCGTAGCGATTCTGTTCTGAATGGTCTGAGAGCGATTCCGGGATCATCTGACCAAGACATTGTGATGATCCACGATGCCGCGAGGCCAGGACTTAGTCACGCGGTTATTGATCTTCTGATCGATGCCTTGTCGCGGAAAGATGCAGCTGCACCGGCGTTGCCGGTTGTCGATGCGCTGAAGCGGAACAGCTCTGATGGCATTACCGCAGTTGATCGAACCAGCCTTTTTCGTATTCAGACGCCTCAGGCATTCCGCTTCGCATCCATCTTCGAAGCCTTGGAAAATGGCGCGTCTGATCATGTCGACGATCTAGCGGCCATTGAATCCATTGGCTGCTCTATCGAATTGGTGAAGGGCGACGAACAATTATCAAAGATAACTTACCCGGAAGACTTTGGCAGGATCAGCCGTTTGATGTTTGATGATAGAATGGAATTCAGGACAGGAAGTGGTTTCGACGTTCATGCCTTTGAGCCCGGTGATCACGTTACGCTATGCGGCGTAAGCATTCCGCACGGGTCTGGTCTTGCAGGCCATTCTGACGCCGATGTGGGCTGGCATGCGCTGACCGACGCGATATTTGGCGCCTTGGCACTTGGCGATCTGGGGGATCATTTCCCGCCATCGGATCAGAAATGGAAGAACGCAGATTCTTCGGTGTTCCTGTTACACGCTGTGGATTTGGCCAAAGCGCAGGGTTGGACCATTGGTAATTGCGACATCACGCTGATCTGCGAAGCTCCAAAAGTGAAGCCGCATCGTTTGGCCATGCGCGAGCGAACCGCAGAACTCATTGGAGTCGATGTTGATCGCGTTAGCCTGAAGGCAACGACAACAGAAGGCTTGGGCTTCACGGGTCGGCGGGAGGGCATCGCGGCTCAGGCGGTTGTCCTTCTGGAGAAGGAAGAGAAGAAAGGCGCTCAATAA